The genomic segment CACGTTCTCGGCATCGAGGCGGACGCGGCCCGCGCGCTCCTCGCCCGCGCCGCCTGCGAGGTCGAACGCACCCGCGCCGCGCTCGCCGTCGTCGAGGTCGGCACCTGCGCGGCCGTCGCGCGGCTGGCCGGTGACACCCAGGTGCTGCTCGGCACGGCCCTGCGCCGGGAACTCGTCCGCCATGTCGACGACTGCCCGGAGTGCCGGCTCACCGCCGAGCGGGCCGTCGTCGGAGGCCCCTGGCCCGGCGCCGCCACCACCGCGGCGACCGCCGTGCTCACCATGCTCGAAGCACCACGGTCCGCCGCGTACGCCGCCCTCATGCACTCCATGCGCGACGGCGCAGGACGCAGCCGCGAGGGCACCCCGCGCTTCGACCGGCGCGGCTTCCCCCTGGACCACAAGGACCGCGCGGCCCGCCGGGCCCAGCTGCGGCACCGCGCCGTCACCACCACGGTCGTCGCCGCCGTCGTCGCGGCCCCGGTACTCGCCCTCTGGGCCGCCTACCGGGGCGCGCCGATCGGCACCGACCAGCCGGGCGGCGGCATCTCCGCCAGCGAACGGGACGGGGCCGACGGCATCGACGGCCACCCGTACGAGAAGGCGGGCAGCACCGGCTCCAACGACACCCGCCACTCGGCGACCCCCCGAACGCCAGGAACAACGGTCAGCGTCGACACCTCCGCCGCACCGTCCACCCCACCCGGCACCCCCACCCCAGGCGCCCCCGGCCACCTCACCGTCACCGCCGGATCCCACGGCGGCACCACCCTCATCACCCTCACCGCCACCGGCGACGCCCCCGTCCACTGGACCGCCTCCACCCCCGCCTACTGGATGACCCTGAGCGCCACCACCGGAGACCTCCGCCCCGGCGAGTCGACCACCCTCACCGTCACGATCGACCACTCCACGGAACCCTCAGGCCCTTGGACCGCCCGCATCGTCCTGAACCCCTCCGGAGCAGTGGTCACGGTCCGAGGCAACTCCACACCCCCCACCCACACCAAACCCCCCACCCCGACCCCGACCCACACGGAGCCCCCAACCCCCACCCCGACCACGACAACACCGGGGCCGACTCCGACTCCGACGCCGAGCGAGTCGTCCTCAGCCCCAGCAACGAGCTGAGCGCCGGGACCACGGGCGGTGTGAGAACGGCGCGGGCGCTGTGACGCGAGGGGGCCGGGGCCGGAGGAGGAGGGGTCCGAAATGCTGCCGAGCCATTTGTGGGCCGCCAGGCCCTAAATAGTCGATTTCGGACCCCTCCTCCGGAGGACCCGGCCCCCGACCCACAAACGACGCGACGCGCTACGCGGGGTCCGCCGGATGCGGAGCCATCGGCAACAACGCGGCCAGCCGCTCCTCACAGAGCTCCACCAGCCGCCCATACCCCGCCGCACCCATCAGTTCCGTCAGCTCCGGCCGGTACGACACGTACACCGGATCCCCCGCCCCATGGGCCGACGTAGCACTCGTGCACCACCAATGCAGGTCATGCCCCCCCGGCCCCCACCCCCTCCGGTCGTACTCCGCGATCGAGACGACCAGCACCCGCGTCTCGTCCGGCCGGTCCACCCAGTCGTACGTACGCCGGATCGGCAGCTGCCAGCACACGTCCGGCTTGGTCTCCAGCGGCTCCTTGCCCTCCCGCAGCGCGAGGGCGTGCAGTGCGCAGCCCTGCCCGCCGGCGAAGCCGGCCCGGTTGCTGAAGATGCAGGCGCCGTCGACGACGCGGGTCTGGCGTTCACCGTCCTCGTTGACCATGGCCCAGGCGCCGTCCTTCTTGGTGCCGAGGTCATGGAACTGCCAGGTCTCGGGTGTGAGCCGGGCGGCGTGGCCGGCGACGCGCTGCTCGTCCTCCTCGTCGGAGAAGTGCGCGCCCAGCGAGCAGCATCCGTCGGCGGCCCGGCCGGCGACGATGCCCTGGCAGCCCTGGCCGAAGATGCAGGTCCAGCGGGAGGTGAGCCAGGTGAGGTCGCAACGGAACAGCTGTTCGTCGTCGGCCGGGTCGGGGAACTCGACCCAGGCGCGGGCGAAGTCCGGACCGACCTCGTCGGGCACGGACCGCTGCTGGGACTTTTTGGACTGCTTGAGCTTCTTTGCCACGTTCTTCGCCACGCCGCCAGGGTAGATCGCCGGGAGCCCCGACAACGTCTGTGGCGCCCCCCGCACCATGTGCGGCGCGGATGGGCGCTAGCGTCTGTCCCATGCGACTCGGAGTGCTCGACGTGGGTTCCAACACCGTTCACCTACTGGTGATGGACGCGCACCCGGGCGCGCGCCCGCTGCCCGCCTACTCCCACAAGGCGGATCTGCGGTTGGCGGAACTGCTCGACGACCGGGGTGCGATCAGCCTGGAGGGCGTCGACCGGCTGGTGGCGACCCTCTCGCAGGCGCTGCGGGTCGCGGAGGACAAGGGCGCCGAGGACGTGCTGGCGTTCGCCACCTCGGCGGTCCGGGAGGCGGCCAACGGCGAGGCGGTGCTCGCCCGGGTCGCCGCCGAGACCGGTGTGACGCTCACGGTGCTGTCCGGCGAGGACGAGGCCCGGCTGACGTTCCTCGCGGTGCGCCGCTGGTTCGGCTGGTCGGCGGGCCGGCTGCTGGTTCTGGACATCGGCGGCGGTTCCCTCGAAGTCGGCTACGGCATGGACGAGGACCCGGACGCGGCGGTCTCGCTGCCGCTCGGCGCGGGCCGGCTGACCAGCACCTGGCTGCCCGGCGACCCGCCCGCCACGGATGACGTGCGCGCGCTGCGCAAGCATGTGCGGGCCGAGATCGCCCGCACGGTCGCGGAGTTCTCCCGGCTCGGCCGCCCCGACCACACGGTGGGCACGTCGAAGACGTTCAAGCAGCTCGCACGGATCGCGGGCGCCGCCCGCAGCGCCGACGGCGTGTACACCCAGCGGTCGCTGACCCGCAGGTCGCTGGAGGAGTGGGTGCCCCGGCTGACGACCATGCGCCGGGCCGAGCGCGCGCAGCTGCCGGGGGTCTCCGAGGGCCGCGCGGGCCAGCTGCTGGCGGGGGCGCTGGTGGCGGAGGCGGCGATGGACCTCTTCGGGGTCGCGGAGCTGGAGATCTGTCCGTGGGCGCTGCGTGAAGGGGTGATTCTCCGCAAACTCGACCTTATGGGGAATGAGCGCGGATCCATGTTGACCGTGTCACGTCGGCGCAGATGAGAGTGCCGTTCGGCTGACCCGTCGCCGTACGCTGTCTCCCGTGGCTGAACGAGCGGACCATAAGGCGTACGCGGACCGGCAGGCGTACGGCGTTCCCGCGCCCGGACATGTGGTCCGGGTGCCGGACGCGAAGGTCGCGCTGTCCACGGCCTCCGTCTATCCGGAATCCACGGCGACGGCCTTCGAGATCGCGGCCCGGCTCGGCTACGACGGCGTCGAGGTCATGGTGTGGACCGATCCGGTCAGCCAGGACATAGAGGCGCTGCGCCGGCTCTCGGACTATCACCACGTCCCGATCCTCGCCGTGCACGCACCGTGCCTGCTGATCACCCAGCGGGTGTGGTCCACCGACCCCTGGATCAAGCTCCAGCGGGCGCGCGCGGCGGCCGAGACGCTGGGCGCGTCGACCGTCGTCGTGCATCCGCCCTTCCGGTGGCAGCGCAACTACGCGCGCGATTTCGTCCGGGGCATCTGGCGGATGGCGGACGAGACCGATGTCCGCTTCGCCGTCGAGAACATGTACCCGTGGCGGTACCGCGATCGCGAGATGCTCGCATACGCGCCCGACTGGGACGTCACCAAGGACGACTACCGGCACTTCACCGTGGACCTGTCGCATGCCTCCACGTCCCGCAGCGCGGCCCTGGACATGGTCGACCGGATGGGTGACCGGCTCGCGCACGTCCATCTCGCCGACGGCAACGGCTCGGCCAAGGACGAGCACCTGGTGCCGGGCCG from the Streptomyces sp. RKAG293 genome contains:
- a CDS encoding Ppx/GppA phosphatase family protein yields the protein MRLGVLDVGSNTVHLLVMDAHPGARPLPAYSHKADLRLAELLDDRGAISLEGVDRLVATLSQALRVAEDKGAEDVLAFATSAVREAANGEAVLARVAAETGVTLTVLSGEDEARLTFLAVRRWFGWSAGRLLVLDIGGGSLEVGYGMDEDPDAAVSLPLGAGRLTSTWLPGDPPATDDVRALRKHVRAEIARTVAEFSRLGRPDHTVGTSKTFKQLARIAGAARSADGVYTQRSLTRRSLEEWVPRLTTMRRAERAQLPGVSEGRAGQLLAGALVAEAAMDLFGVAELEICPWALREGVILRKLDLMGNERGSMLTVSRRRR
- a CDS encoding sugar phosphate isomerase/epimerase; its protein translation is MVRVPDAKVALSTASVYPESTATAFEIAARLGYDGVEVMVWTDPVSQDIEALRRLSDYHHVPILAVHAPCLLITQRVWSTDPWIKLQRARAAAETLGASTVVVHPPFRWQRNYARDFVRGIWRMADETDVRFAVENMYPWRYRDREMLAYAPDWDVTKDDYRHFTVDLSHASTSRSAALDMVDRMGDRLAHVHLADGNGSAKDEHLVPGRGGQPCAELLERLALSGFTGHVVVEVNTRRAMSAAEREADLAEALAFTRLHLATAARVPGA